ATACCCAGCGCGAAAACCAGCAGATAGACCACTACAATCGCGACAAACGAGCCGAGCACCAGCGACGGCGCGATGGGCGAGGCGCTCTCGCGGGTCAGCAACTGCCCGTAGATGGTCCACGGCTGGCGGCCTGTCTCGGTGACGACCCAGCCTGCGAGCATCGCGATAACGCCCGCAGGCGCCATCGCCACCATGCCGCGTTGCAGCCAGCGCGCCTCCCATAACCGGCCACGCAGTCGCACCACCAGCCCGGCGACGCCAAAGAAAATCATCAGAAAGCCGAGCCCGACCATCGCGCGAAACGCGAAGAACACGCCAGGCACCCAGGGCAGTTCGTCCGGCGGATATTGGTTCAGGCTGTGAATGGTGCCGGTGAGGTTATGGCGCAGGTAGAGCGAGCCGACGGACGGGATCGCCACTTCAAGGTGGTTGCGCCGCGCCTCCATATCCGGAATGGCGAACAGGCGCAGCGGCTCGCCTTCGCCGGGCGGCGGCGGGTTCCAGCTGCCTTCCATAGCCGCCAGTTTGACCGGCTGGTGATCGCGGGTATTTTCGCCATGCAGATCGCCCACCACCGCCTGTAAGGGCGCGAGCGCGAGCAATACCCACAGCCCCCAGGAGAACATCCGCCGCGCGCCCGGCTGTTGCGGGCGTTTGAGCAGGTGCCATGCGCCGACGGCCGCCACCAGGCACGCGGTGGCGAGGAGCGCGGCGATGGACATATGCATCAACCGGTACGGGAAGGACGGGTTGAAAATCACCGCCCACCAGTCGACGGGCTGAAAACGGCCATCGGGCCCGATGATGAAACCTGCGGGCGTCTGCATCCACGAGTTCGCCGACAATATCCAGAAGGCGCTGAACAGCGAGCCTGCCGCCACCACGCAGGTGGCGAGAAAATGCACCCACGGGCGCACTTTGCCCATGCCGAACAGCACCACGCCCATAAAGCCCGCTTCGAGGAAAAACGCCACCAGCACTTCCATGTACATCAGCGGCCCCATCACCGCCCCGGCGCGGCTGGAAAGCTCGCCCCAGTTGGCACCGAACTGGAATTCCATCAGCACGCCGGTGACGACGCCGACCGCGACATTCAGGGCAAAGATCTTGCTCCAGTATTTATAGAGATCGAGATAAATTTGCTGCCTGCGCCACAGCCACAAGCCTTCCAGCAGCATCAGCCACTGCGCGAGGCCTATCGTCAGCGCCGCCAGCACGATGTGGAACCCGATAGTGAAGGCGAACTGACTGCGCGCCAAAAGCAGCGCGGTTTCCGGGCTAATCATTGTCAGGCGTCGCTCGGCTTGCCGGTAAAGGATGAGATGGGTTTGTCCACCTCCTCTTCCATACGGCGGGAGAACGCTTTCAGACCGTTCAGCAGCGGCGTCAGCGAGCGCCACAGCTCATCGTCATGCAGCATTTTCCATGCCCCGCGCGCGCCCGGCGCGTCGGCCTGTTCGCTTTCAGGGCGCGCTTCTTCGC
This DNA window, taken from Cronobacter universalis NCTC 9529, encodes the following:
- a CDS encoding cytochrome ubiquinol oxidase subunit I, encoding MISPETALLLARSQFAFTIGFHIVLAALTIGLAQWLMLLEGLWLWRRQQIYLDLYKYWSKIFALNVAVGVVTGVLMEFQFGANWGELSSRAGAVMGPLMYMEVLVAFFLEAGFMGVVLFGMGKVRPWVHFLATCVVAAGSLFSAFWILSANSWMQTPAGFIIGPDGRFQPVDWWAVIFNPSFPYRLMHMSIAALLATACLVAAVGAWHLLKRPQQPGARRMFSWGLWVLLALAPLQAVVGDLHGENTRDHQPVKLAAMEGSWNPPPPGEGEPLRLFAIPDMEARRNHLEVAIPSVGSLYLRHNLTGTIHSLNQYPPDELPWVPGVFFAFRAMVGLGFLMIFFGVAGLVVRLRGRLWEARWLQRGMVAMAPAGVIAMLAGWVVTETGRQPWTIYGQLLTRESASPIAPSLVLGSFVAIVVVYLLVFALGMGFMLRLLAKPPGDDTPDANPAVAAQTGSGVTPHSLRGRTND